Proteins encoded in a region of the Zea mays cultivar B73 chromosome 4, Zm-B73-REFERENCE-NAM-5.0, whole genome shotgun sequence genome:
- the LOC100274397 gene encoding uncharacterized protein isoform X1 — protein MGSRFPSHQLSNGLYVSGRPEQPKEKSPVICSSAMPYTGGDIKKSGELGKMFDLHRKSGPLGNQTSRNTSFGGAASNSGPVSNAVGRSNYSGSISSAIPNTGGSSRTKTNSGPLNKHGEPTKRSSGPQSGGVTPMARQNSGPLPPVLPTTGLITSGPITSGQLNSSGAQRKVSGPLDSSVSMKMRTTSFAHNPAVTNLNVGDGYSIKGSIPTTIIWLVALLFLVGFVAGGFILAAIHNPILLIVVVVIFGFVAALVTWNICWGTRGVIDFIGRYSDVDLRTAKDGEYVKVTGVVTCGNLPLESSFQRVPRCVYTSTCLYEYRGWDSKAANATHRRFTWGLRSMERHAVDFYISDFQSGLRALVRAGSGARVTPYVDESVAIDVNPDNKDMSPEFLRWLRGRNLSSDDRTMRLKEGYIKEGSTVSVMGVVQRNENVLMIVPPAEPISTGCQWGKCVLPTSLEGLVLRCEDTSGLDVIPV, from the exons ATGGGTTCGCGGTTTCCATCCCACCAGCTAAGCAATGGCTTGTATGTCTCGGGCCGACCTGAGCAACCTAAAGAGAAGTCTCCAGTCATTTGCTCCTCGGCTATGCCGTACACTGGTGGGGACATAAAGAAATCTGGGGAGCTTGGAAAGATGTTTGATCTCCATAGAAAATCTGGTCCATTGGGTAATCAAACTTCAAGGAATACTTCCTTTGGTGGTGCTGCCTCCAACTCTGGACCAGTTTCTAATGCTGTCGGTCGCTCCAACTACTCTGGTTCTATTTCGTCTGCAATTCCTAACACTGGAGGATCTTCTAGGACAAAAACTAATTCTGGACCTCTCAATAAGCATGGAGAACCAACAAAGAGGTCATCTGGCCCCCAATCTGGTGGAGTAACCCCGATGGCCCGTCAGAACTCTGGCCCTCTGCCTCCTGTACTTCCTACAACTGGGCTAATCACATCAGGTCCTATCACCTCTGGTCAGTTAAATTCATCTGGTGCTCAACGCAAAGTATCAGGGCCTCTTGATTCTAGTGTATCAATGAAGATGCGTACCACATCTTTTGCACACAACCCAGCTGTCACAAATCTCAATGTGGGAGATGGTTACTCGATTAAGGGCAGCATTCCGACCACAATAATCTGGTTGGTCGCGTTGCTCTTTTTGGTTGGGTTTGTAGCTGGTGGCTTCATTCTCGCTGCTATTCATAATCCTATCTTGCTTATAGTCGTGGTGGTGATATTTGGCTTTGTTGCTGCACTTGTGACCTGGAACATCTGCTGGGGAACAAGAGGTGTGATTGATTTTATCGGTCGCTATTCTGATGTAGACCTTAGAACTGCAAAAGATGGAGAGTATGTTAAGGTTACTGGG GTTGTTACTTGTGGAAATTTGCCCCTTGAGTCCTCATTCCAACGGGTGCCACGATGTGTGTACACTTCAACTTGCTTGTACGAGTACAGGGGTTGGGACTCGAAAGCCGCAAACGCCACACACCGACGGTTTACTTGGGGTCTCAGGTCAATGGAA CGGCACGCGGTGGACTTCTACATCTCCGATTTCCAGTCCGGGCTGCGAGCACTGGTCAGGGCAGGATCCGGCGCGCGCGTGACCCCATACGTGGACGAGTCCGTCGCTATCGACGTAAACCCAGACAACAAGGACATGTCGCCTGAGTTCCTCCGGTGGCTCCGCGGAAGGAATCTGTCGAGCGACGACCGGACTATGCGCCTCAAAGAAGG ATACATCAAGGAGGGCAGCACCGTGAGCGTGATGGGCGTCGTTCAGAGGAACGAGAACGTGCTGATGATCGTTCCTCCAGCCGAGCCCATCTCCACTGGCTGCCAGTGGGGCAAGTGTGTCCTCCCGACCAGCCTCGAGGGCCTTGTCCTGAGATGCGAGGACACGTCTGGCCTGGACGTGATACCGGTCTAG
- the LOC103653381 gene encoding ankyrin-1 isoform X3: MDRIEQSQLACCSPLSRPGSALTDVNRGGETGSSSQSQCSDDDQSSRINLLLQDSESLTRDQINVVELSIAVLHQDIVRARKLAKKLEGIDIDELWREVAQIEASKSPEVEMLAGPLHHAAQSAYKPMCKLLITQCRCDVNASTIDSCMTPLMFALHHEGNKAIVKYLINNHADPNKGANSGIAPLHIAATEGYYEIVEYLLSRGADVDPLSQDGESPLFCAVFHGHERIVTLLLKHGADYNRVSNLMVTPLLVSLHGSSLDCLEILIEAGADINGAGCSVPPVALAAYKGLDGCIQCLLRNGANPNVPDEDNNIPIQIAAFKGWEKCVEILLPHAPHLPQYEGLSISEIIHWERTERFRRSSSAIEQGDVAYWKKEHDIALRFYNEAAQVGHEVATLYAKKSLCYLHLRDPAKFIDEAINYINMVQPDLSTLNPESDAKKLVLEFGRTWKAPGSSSRQDSGSSPTNKTGETSSR, translated from the exons ATGGACCGCATAGAGCAATCGCAACTAGCCTGCTGCAGCCCCTTGTCCCGGCCGGGCTCAGCTCTGACCGACGTGAACCGGGGCGGCGAGACGGGCTCCTCGTCGCAGTCGCAATGCTCCGACGATGATCAGTCGTCGAGAATCAACTTGCTTCTCCAAGACAGCGAGAGCCTCACCAGGGATCAGATCAACGTGGTCGAACTCTCTATCGCGGTGCTTCACCAGGACATCGTCCGGGCGAGGA AGTTGGCAAAAAAGCTGGAAGGCATTGACATCGACGAACTGTGGCGAGAGGTAGCACAAATCGAAGCATCTAAGAGCCCCGAGGTCGAAATGCTTGCCGGACCGCTTCACCACGCCGCGCAGAGTGCGTACAAGCCCATGTGCAAGCTCCTTATCACGCAGTGCAGATGTGACGTCAATGCTTCAACGATTGATTCCT GTATGACACCCCTGATGTTTGCATTACATCATGAGGGAAACAAAGCCATTGTTAAGTATCTTATCAACAACCACGCTGATCCAAACAAAGGAGCCAACTCTGGAATTGCTCCACTCCACATTGCGGCAACTGAAG GTTACTATGAAATTGTAGAGTACTTGTTGTCAAGAGGAGCTGATGTTGACCCCTTAAGTCAAGATGGCGAATCACCGTTGTTCTGTGCTGTTTTCCACGGACATGAAAGAATAGTGACACTCCTTTTGAAGCATGGTGCAGAt TATAACAGAGTTTCAAATCTAATGGTAACACCACTCCTCGTGTCCCTTCATGGTTCTTCATTAGATTGCTTAGAGATACTAATTGAG GCTGGTGCTGATATAAATGGGGCTGGCTGTTCTGTACCTCCAGTAGCGCTAGCTGCTTATAAAGGCTTAGATGGTTGCATCCAGTGTTTGTTGAGAAATGGTGCTAATCCCAACGTGCCTGATGAA GACAATAATATCCCAATACAAATTGCTGCATTCAAAGGATGGGAGAAATGCGTGGAGATTCTTCTCCCTCACGCACCCCATTTGCCACAATATGAAGGCCTGAGCATCTCTGAAATAATCCACTGGGAAAGAACC GAGCGCTTCCGCAGAAGCAGTAGTGCAATTGAACAGGGAGATGTTGCGTACTGGAAAAAAGAACATGATATTGCGTTGAGATTCTACAATGAA GCTGCTCAGGTTGGTCACGAGGTCGCAACCTTGTATGCAAAGAAGAGTCTTTGCTATCTGCATCTGCGTGATCCAGCAAAATTTATCGATGAAGCAATTAACTACATAAATATGGTGCAGCCAGATTTATCGACACTTAACCCTGAGTCTGATGCTAAGAAATTGGTGCTG
- the LOC103653381 gene encoding ankyrin-1 isoform X2, which produces MDRIEQSQLACCSPLSRPGSALTDVNRGGETGSSSQSQCSDDDQSSRINLLLQDSESLTRDQINVVELSIAVLHQDIVRARKLAKKLEGIDIDELWREVAQIEASKSPEVEMLAGPLHHAAQSAYKPMCKLLITQCRCDVNASTIDSCMTPLMFALHHEGNKAIVKYLINNHADPNKGANSGIAPLHIAATEGYYEIVEYLLSRGADVDPLSQDGESPLFCAVFHGHERIVTLLLKHGADYNRVSNLMVTPLLVSLHGSSLDCLEILIEAGADINGAGCSVPPVALAAYKGLDGCIQCLLRNGANPNVPDEDNNIPIQIAAFKGWEKCVEILLPHAPHLPQYEGLSISEIIHWERTERFRRSSSAIEQGDVAYWKKEHDIALRFYNEAAQVGHEVATLYAKKSLCYLHLRDPAKFIDEAINYINMVQPDLSTLNPESDAKKLVLEFGRTWKAPGSSSRQDSGSSPTNKTGETSSREHQ; this is translated from the exons ATGGACCGCATAGAGCAATCGCAACTAGCCTGCTGCAGCCCCTTGTCCCGGCCGGGCTCAGCTCTGACCGACGTGAACCGGGGCGGCGAGACGGGCTCCTCGTCGCAGTCGCAATGCTCCGACGATGATCAGTCGTCGAGAATCAACTTGCTTCTCCAAGACAGCGAGAGCCTCACCAGGGATCAGATCAACGTGGTCGAACTCTCTATCGCGGTGCTTCACCAGGACATCGTCCGGGCGAGGA AGTTGGCAAAAAAGCTGGAAGGCATTGACATCGACGAACTGTGGCGAGAGGTAGCACAAATCGAAGCATCTAAGAGCCCCGAGGTCGAAATGCTTGCCGGACCGCTTCACCACGCCGCGCAGAGTGCGTACAAGCCCATGTGCAAGCTCCTTATCACGCAGTGCAGATGTGACGTCAATGCTTCAACGATTGATTCCT GTATGACACCCCTGATGTTTGCATTACATCATGAGGGAAACAAAGCCATTGTTAAGTATCTTATCAACAACCACGCTGATCCAAACAAAGGAGCCAACTCTGGAATTGCTCCACTCCACATTGCGGCAACTGAAG GTTACTATGAAATTGTAGAGTACTTGTTGTCAAGAGGAGCTGATGTTGACCCCTTAAGTCAAGATGGCGAATCACCGTTGTTCTGTGCTGTTTTCCACGGACATGAAAGAATAGTGACACTCCTTTTGAAGCATGGTGCAGAt TATAACAGAGTTTCAAATCTAATGGTAACACCACTCCTCGTGTCCCTTCATGGTTCTTCATTAGATTGCTTAGAGATACTAATTGAG GCTGGTGCTGATATAAATGGGGCTGGCTGTTCTGTACCTCCAGTAGCGCTAGCTGCTTATAAAGGCTTAGATGGTTGCATCCAGTGTTTGTTGAGAAATGGTGCTAATCCCAACGTGCCTGATGAA GACAATAATATCCCAATACAAATTGCTGCATTCAAAGGATGGGAGAAATGCGTGGAGATTCTTCTCCCTCACGCACCCCATTTGCCACAATATGAAGGCCTGAGCATCTCTGAAATAATCCACTGGGAAAGAACC GAGCGCTTCCGCAGAAGCAGTAGTGCAATTGAACAGGGAGATGTTGCGTACTGGAAAAAAGAACATGATATTGCGTTGAGATTCTACAATGAA GCTGCTCAGGTTGGTCACGAGGTCGCAACCTTGTATGCAAAGAAGAGTCTTTGCTATCTGCATCTGCGTGATCCAGCAAAATTTATCGATGAAGCAATTAACTACATAAATATGGTGCAGCCAGATTTATCGACACTTAACCCTGAGTCTGATGCTAAGAAATTGGTGCTG
- the LOC103653381 gene encoding ankyrin repeat and protein kinase domain-containing protein 1 isoform X4, whose product MDRIEQSQLACCSPLSRPGSALTDVNRGGETGSSSQSQCSDDDQSSRINLLLQDSESLTRDQINVVELSIAVLHQDIVRARKLAKKLEGIDIDELWREVAQIEASKSPEVEMLAGPLHHAAQSAYKPMCKLLITQCRCDVNASTIDSCMTPLMFALHHEGNKAIVKYLINNHADPNKGANSGIAPLHIAATEGYYEIVEYLLSRGADVDPLSQDGESPLFCAVFHGHERIVTLLLKHGADAGADINGAGCSVPPVALAAYKGLDGCIQCLLRNGANPNVPDEDNNIPIQIAAFKGWEKCVEILLPHAPHLPQYEGLSISEIIHWERTERFRRSSSAIEQGDVAYWKKEHDIALRFYNEAAQVGHEVATLYAKKSLCYLHLRDPAKFIDEAINYINMVQPDLSTLNPESDAKKLVLEFGRTWKAPGSSSRQDSGSSPTNKTGETSSSREHQ is encoded by the exons ATGGACCGCATAGAGCAATCGCAACTAGCCTGCTGCAGCCCCTTGTCCCGGCCGGGCTCAGCTCTGACCGACGTGAACCGGGGCGGCGAGACGGGCTCCTCGTCGCAGTCGCAATGCTCCGACGATGATCAGTCGTCGAGAATCAACTTGCTTCTCCAAGACAGCGAGAGCCTCACCAGGGATCAGATCAACGTGGTCGAACTCTCTATCGCGGTGCTTCACCAGGACATCGTCCGGGCGAGGA AGTTGGCAAAAAAGCTGGAAGGCATTGACATCGACGAACTGTGGCGAGAGGTAGCACAAATCGAAGCATCTAAGAGCCCCGAGGTCGAAATGCTTGCCGGACCGCTTCACCACGCCGCGCAGAGTGCGTACAAGCCCATGTGCAAGCTCCTTATCACGCAGTGCAGATGTGACGTCAATGCTTCAACGATTGATTCCT GTATGACACCCCTGATGTTTGCATTACATCATGAGGGAAACAAAGCCATTGTTAAGTATCTTATCAACAACCACGCTGATCCAAACAAAGGAGCCAACTCTGGAATTGCTCCACTCCACATTGCGGCAACTGAAG GTTACTATGAAATTGTAGAGTACTTGTTGTCAAGAGGAGCTGATGTTGACCCCTTAAGTCAAGATGGCGAATCACCGTTGTTCTGTGCTGTTTTCCACGGACATGAAAGAATAGTGACACTCCTTTTGAAGCATGGTGCAGAt GCTGGTGCTGATATAAATGGGGCTGGCTGTTCTGTACCTCCAGTAGCGCTAGCTGCTTATAAAGGCTTAGATGGTTGCATCCAGTGTTTGTTGAGAAATGGTGCTAATCCCAACGTGCCTGATGAA GACAATAATATCCCAATACAAATTGCTGCATTCAAAGGATGGGAGAAATGCGTGGAGATTCTTCTCCCTCACGCACCCCATTTGCCACAATATGAAGGCCTGAGCATCTCTGAAATAATCCACTGGGAAAGAACC GAGCGCTTCCGCAGAAGCAGTAGTGCAATTGAACAGGGAGATGTTGCGTACTGGAAAAAAGAACATGATATTGCGTTGAGATTCTACAATGAA GCTGCTCAGGTTGGTCACGAGGTCGCAACCTTGTATGCAAAGAAGAGTCTTTGCTATCTGCATCTGCGTGATCCAGCAAAATTTATCGATGAAGCAATTAACTACATAAATATGGTGCAGCCAGATTTATCGACACTTAACCCTGAGTCTGATGCTAAGAAATTGGTGCTG
- the LOC103653381 gene encoding ankyrin-1 isoform X1, producing the protein MDRIEQSQLACCSPLSRPGSALTDVNRGGETGSSSQSQCSDDDQSSRINLLLQDSESLTRDQINVVELSIAVLHQDIVRARKLAKKLEGIDIDELWREVAQIEASKSPEVEMLAGPLHHAAQSAYKPMCKLLITQCRCDVNASTIDSCMTPLMFALHHEGNKAIVKYLINNHADPNKGANSGIAPLHIAATEGYYEIVEYLLSRGADVDPLSQDGESPLFCAVFHGHERIVTLLLKHGADYNRVSNLMVTPLLVSLHGSSLDCLEILIEAGADINGAGCSVPPVALAAYKGLDGCIQCLLRNGANPNVPDEDNNIPIQIAAFKGWEKCVEILLPHAPHLPQYEGLSISEIIHWERTERFRRSSSAIEQGDVAYWKKEHDIALRFYNEAAQVGHEVATLYAKKSLCYLHLRDPAKFIDEAINYINMVQPDLSTLNPESDAKKLVLEFGRTWKAPGSSSRQDSGSSPTNKTGETSSSREHQ; encoded by the exons ATGGACCGCATAGAGCAATCGCAACTAGCCTGCTGCAGCCCCTTGTCCCGGCCGGGCTCAGCTCTGACCGACGTGAACCGGGGCGGCGAGACGGGCTCCTCGTCGCAGTCGCAATGCTCCGACGATGATCAGTCGTCGAGAATCAACTTGCTTCTCCAAGACAGCGAGAGCCTCACCAGGGATCAGATCAACGTGGTCGAACTCTCTATCGCGGTGCTTCACCAGGACATCGTCCGGGCGAGGA AGTTGGCAAAAAAGCTGGAAGGCATTGACATCGACGAACTGTGGCGAGAGGTAGCACAAATCGAAGCATCTAAGAGCCCCGAGGTCGAAATGCTTGCCGGACCGCTTCACCACGCCGCGCAGAGTGCGTACAAGCCCATGTGCAAGCTCCTTATCACGCAGTGCAGATGTGACGTCAATGCTTCAACGATTGATTCCT GTATGACACCCCTGATGTTTGCATTACATCATGAGGGAAACAAAGCCATTGTTAAGTATCTTATCAACAACCACGCTGATCCAAACAAAGGAGCCAACTCTGGAATTGCTCCACTCCACATTGCGGCAACTGAAG GTTACTATGAAATTGTAGAGTACTTGTTGTCAAGAGGAGCTGATGTTGACCCCTTAAGTCAAGATGGCGAATCACCGTTGTTCTGTGCTGTTTTCCACGGACATGAAAGAATAGTGACACTCCTTTTGAAGCATGGTGCAGAt TATAACAGAGTTTCAAATCTAATGGTAACACCACTCCTCGTGTCCCTTCATGGTTCTTCATTAGATTGCTTAGAGATACTAATTGAG GCTGGTGCTGATATAAATGGGGCTGGCTGTTCTGTACCTCCAGTAGCGCTAGCTGCTTATAAAGGCTTAGATGGTTGCATCCAGTGTTTGTTGAGAAATGGTGCTAATCCCAACGTGCCTGATGAA GACAATAATATCCCAATACAAATTGCTGCATTCAAAGGATGGGAGAAATGCGTGGAGATTCTTCTCCCTCACGCACCCCATTTGCCACAATATGAAGGCCTGAGCATCTCTGAAATAATCCACTGGGAAAGAACC GAGCGCTTCCGCAGAAGCAGTAGTGCAATTGAACAGGGAGATGTTGCGTACTGGAAAAAAGAACATGATATTGCGTTGAGATTCTACAATGAA GCTGCTCAGGTTGGTCACGAGGTCGCAACCTTGTATGCAAAGAAGAGTCTTTGCTATCTGCATCTGCGTGATCCAGCAAAATTTATCGATGAAGCAATTAACTACATAAATATGGTGCAGCCAGATTTATCGACACTTAACCCTGAGTCTGATGCTAAGAAATTGGTGCTG
- the LOC103653381 gene encoding serine/threonine-protein phosphatase 6 regulatory ankyrin repeat subunit B isoform X5, with amino-acid sequence MRGEGEERRRGSGRGRAGRSRGMTPLMFALHHEGNKAIVKYLINNHADPNKGANSGIAPLHIAATEGYYEIVEYLLSRGADVDPLSQDGESPLFCAVFHGHERIVTLLLKHGADYNRVSNLMVTPLLVSLHGSSLDCLEILIEAGADINGAGCSVPPVALAAYKGLDGCIQCLLRNGANPNVPDEDNNIPIQIAAFKGWEKCVEILLPHAPHLPQYEGLSISEIIHWERTERFRRSSSAIEQGDVAYWKKEHDIALRFYNEAAQVGHEVATLYAKKSLCYLHLRDPAKFIDEAINYINMVQPDLSTLNPESDAKKLVLEFGRTWKAPGSSSRQDSGSSPTNKTGETSSSREHQ; translated from the exons ATGCGTGGGGAAGGTGAGGAGAGGAGGCGCGGCAGCGGTCGTGGCCGCGCGGGCCGCTCGCGTG GTATGACACCCCTGATGTTTGCATTACATCATGAGGGAAACAAAGCCATTGTTAAGTATCTTATCAACAACCACGCTGATCCAAACAAAGGAGCCAACTCTGGAATTGCTCCACTCCACATTGCGGCAACTGAAG GTTACTATGAAATTGTAGAGTACTTGTTGTCAAGAGGAGCTGATGTTGACCCCTTAAGTCAAGATGGCGAATCACCGTTGTTCTGTGCTGTTTTCCACGGACATGAAAGAATAGTGACACTCCTTTTGAAGCATGGTGCAGAt TATAACAGAGTTTCAAATCTAATGGTAACACCACTCCTCGTGTCCCTTCATGGTTCTTCATTAGATTGCTTAGAGATACTAATTGAG GCTGGTGCTGATATAAATGGGGCTGGCTGTTCTGTACCTCCAGTAGCGCTAGCTGCTTATAAAGGCTTAGATGGTTGCATCCAGTGTTTGTTGAGAAATGGTGCTAATCCCAACGTGCCTGATGAA GACAATAATATCCCAATACAAATTGCTGCATTCAAAGGATGGGAGAAATGCGTGGAGATTCTTCTCCCTCACGCACCCCATTTGCCACAATATGAAGGCCTGAGCATCTCTGAAATAATCCACTGGGAAAGAACC GAGCGCTTCCGCAGAAGCAGTAGTGCAATTGAACAGGGAGATGTTGCGTACTGGAAAAAAGAACATGATATTGCGTTGAGATTCTACAATGAA GCTGCTCAGGTTGGTCACGAGGTCGCAACCTTGTATGCAAAGAAGAGTCTTTGCTATCTGCATCTGCGTGATCCAGCAAAATTTATCGATGAAGCAATTAACTACATAAATATGGTGCAGCCAGATTTATCGACACTTAACCCTGAGTCTGATGCTAAGAAATTGGTGCTG
- the LOC103653381 gene encoding serine/threonine-protein phosphatase 6 regulatory ankyrin repeat subunit B isoform X6: MRGEGEERRRGSGRGRAGRSRGMTPLMFALHHEGNKAIVKYLINNHADPNKGANSGIAPLHIAATEGYYEIVEYLLSRGADVDPLSQDGESPLFCAVFHGHERIVTLLLKHGADYNRVSNLMVTPLLVSLHGSSLDCLEILIEAGADINGAGCSVPPVALAAYKGLDGCIQCLLRNGANPNVPDEDNNIPIQIAAFKGWEKCVEILLPHAPHLPQYEGLSISEIIHWERTERFRRSSSAIEQGDVAYWKKEHDIALRFYNEAAQVGHEVATLYAKKSLCYLHLRDPAKFIDEAINYINMVQPDLSTLNPESDAKKLVLEFGRTWKAPGSSSRQDSGSSPTNKTGETSSREHQ, from the exons ATGCGTGGGGAAGGTGAGGAGAGGAGGCGCGGCAGCGGTCGTGGCCGCGCGGGCCGCTCGCGTG GTATGACACCCCTGATGTTTGCATTACATCATGAGGGAAACAAAGCCATTGTTAAGTATCTTATCAACAACCACGCTGATCCAAACAAAGGAGCCAACTCTGGAATTGCTCCACTCCACATTGCGGCAACTGAAG GTTACTATGAAATTGTAGAGTACTTGTTGTCAAGAGGAGCTGATGTTGACCCCTTAAGTCAAGATGGCGAATCACCGTTGTTCTGTGCTGTTTTCCACGGACATGAAAGAATAGTGACACTCCTTTTGAAGCATGGTGCAGAt TATAACAGAGTTTCAAATCTAATGGTAACACCACTCCTCGTGTCCCTTCATGGTTCTTCATTAGATTGCTTAGAGATACTAATTGAG GCTGGTGCTGATATAAATGGGGCTGGCTGTTCTGTACCTCCAGTAGCGCTAGCTGCTTATAAAGGCTTAGATGGTTGCATCCAGTGTTTGTTGAGAAATGGTGCTAATCCCAACGTGCCTGATGAA GACAATAATATCCCAATACAAATTGCTGCATTCAAAGGATGGGAGAAATGCGTGGAGATTCTTCTCCCTCACGCACCCCATTTGCCACAATATGAAGGCCTGAGCATCTCTGAAATAATCCACTGGGAAAGAACC GAGCGCTTCCGCAGAAGCAGTAGTGCAATTGAACAGGGAGATGTTGCGTACTGGAAAAAAGAACATGATATTGCGTTGAGATTCTACAATGAA GCTGCTCAGGTTGGTCACGAGGTCGCAACCTTGTATGCAAAGAAGAGTCTTTGCTATCTGCATCTGCGTGATCCAGCAAAATTTATCGATGAAGCAATTAACTACATAAATATGGTGCAGCCAGATTTATCGACACTTAACCCTGAGTCTGATGCTAAGAAATTGGTGCTG